The Amycolatopsis viridis genome window below encodes:
- a CDS encoding NUDIX hydrolase, translating into MKGPLVDPATVPGWLRPLVEASGELDSTAFTRFTPPEDELTRAASVLILFGDGARGPDVLLLRRADTLGSHAGQVAFPGGGAEPGDADVVATALREAEEETGVDPAGVRPVAVLPQLFIPVSRFAVTPVLAHWRRPSPVHAVDPAETAAVARVPLAELADPANRFQVRRPGTGYRGPAFTVDGMFVWGFTAGLLTVLLELGGWAREWDRADVRDLDVALRDHLLATEGETQ; encoded by the coding sequence GTGAAGGGACCGCTGGTCGATCCGGCGACGGTGCCGGGCTGGCTGCGCCCGCTGGTCGAGGCCAGCGGGGAACTGGACTCGACCGCGTTCACCCGGTTCACCCCGCCCGAGGACGAGCTGACCCGGGCCGCTTCCGTGCTGATCCTGTTCGGCGACGGCGCGCGCGGGCCGGACGTCCTGCTGCTGCGCCGCGCCGACACGCTCGGCTCGCACGCCGGGCAGGTGGCCTTCCCCGGTGGCGGCGCGGAGCCCGGCGACGCCGACGTGGTCGCCACCGCGCTGCGCGAGGCCGAGGAGGAAACCGGCGTCGACCCGGCCGGGGTGCGGCCGGTCGCGGTGCTGCCCCAGCTGTTCATCCCGGTGTCCCGGTTCGCGGTGACTCCGGTGCTCGCCCACTGGCGCCGGCCGTCGCCGGTGCACGCCGTCGACCCGGCCGAGACCGCGGCGGTCGCGAGGGTGCCGCTCGCCGAACTGGCGGACCCGGCCAACCGGTTCCAGGTGCGGCGGCCCGGTACCGGGTACCGCGGACCGGCCTTCACGGTCGACGGGATGTTCGTGTGGGGGTTCACCGCCGGGCTGCTGACCGTTCTGCTGGAGCTGGGTGGCTGGGCACGCGAGTGGGACCGCGCCGACGTGCGGGATCTTGACGTAGCGTTGCGCGATCATCTGCTCGCGACCGAAGGGGAGACGCAGTGA
- a CDS encoding MarP family serine protease, which produces MNWVDLLVILLALVAAVSGARQGVVIALPALVGVIGGAVLGIRIAPWVVGLFDNPAAKVAFAVATVVFLVALGETLGVWLGRRFKYAVKRRVNTDKLTGIDQTLGAIVQAVVVFVVAWLIAVPLTGVAALPGLARAINNSTVLGTVDKAMPPAAAGLPSELRKLLDVSGFPSIVDPFQKTPINDTAPPDAALQDSATVQQVRGSVLKIRGTAESCSRTLEGSGFVIAPQRVMTNAHVVAGTETTAVETTAGRLPARVVYFDPEVDVAVLAVPRLDAPPLTLASQPAKAGDSAIVLGYPLDGPFRATPARVRNQITLQGPDIYDSRTVRRDVYTVRAQVRSGNSGGPLVAPNGQVVGVVFGASVEDSDTGFTLTGNQVRPVIESASALSARVSTGNCAA; this is translated from the coding sequence GTGAACTGGGTCGACCTCCTGGTCATCCTGCTGGCGCTGGTGGCGGCGGTGTCCGGCGCCCGCCAGGGTGTGGTGATCGCGCTGCCCGCACTGGTCGGCGTGATCGGCGGCGCCGTGCTCGGTATCCGGATCGCGCCGTGGGTCGTGGGGTTGTTCGACAACCCCGCAGCCAAGGTCGCCTTCGCTGTCGCGACGGTGGTGTTCCTGGTGGCGCTGGGTGAGACGCTCGGCGTGTGGCTGGGCCGGCGGTTCAAGTACGCGGTCAAGCGACGGGTCAACACCGACAAGCTGACCGGCATCGACCAGACGCTGGGCGCGATCGTGCAGGCGGTCGTGGTGTTCGTGGTGGCGTGGCTGATCGCGGTGCCGCTCACCGGCGTTGCGGCGCTGCCCGGCCTGGCGCGGGCGATCAACAACTCGACCGTGCTCGGCACGGTCGACAAGGCGATGCCCCCGGCGGCCGCGGGGCTGCCGAGCGAGCTGCGCAAACTGCTCGACGTCTCCGGCTTCCCGTCCATTGTGGACCCGTTCCAGAAGACGCCGATCAACGACACCGCGCCGCCGGACGCGGCGCTGCAGGACAGCGCGACCGTGCAACAGGTGCGCGGCAGCGTGCTGAAGATCCGCGGCACCGCCGAATCCTGCTCACGGACGCTGGAGGGCAGCGGGTTCGTGATCGCCCCGCAGCGGGTCATGACGAACGCGCACGTGGTGGCCGGCACCGAGACGACGGCGGTGGAGACCACGGCCGGGCGGCTGCCGGCGCGGGTCGTGTACTTCGACCCGGAGGTCGACGTGGCGGTGCTCGCGGTGCCCCGGCTGGACGCGCCGCCGCTGACGCTGGCCAGCCAGCCGGCGAAGGCGGGGGACAGCGCGATCGTGCTGGGCTATCCGCTGGACGGCCCATTCCGGGCGACGCCGGCCCGCGTCCGCAACCAGATCACCCTCCAGGGCCCGGACATCTACGACTCGCGCACTGTGCGCCGGGACGTGTACACGGTGCGGGCGCAGGTGCGCAGCGGGAACTCGGGGGGTCCGCTGGTGGCTCCGAACGGCCAGGTGGTCGGCGTGGTGTTCGGGGCGTCGGTGGAGGACTCGGACACCGGCTTCACCCTGACCGGCAACCAGGTGCGACCGGTGATCGAGTCCGCGTCCGCGTTGAGCGCCCGGGTCTCGACGGGCAACTGCGCCGCCTGA
- a CDS encoding TlpA family protein disulfide reductase, with protein sequence MTTATKWALAAGVLVLAVIVAVLPRVRSADSPAAGPDLTAPRAAAALPACPAGTGTVPQLAGVTTECLGDGATVDLGSALAGQVTVVNVWATWCQPCRTELPVLQRYAGEPGAARVLTVQVQSKPDDGLKLLTDLGVRLPTVFDGDGGTGPVREALKVPPALPASYLVTADGRVRFIESPRTFTDPEQVREVVRRLS encoded by the coding sequence GTGACCACGGCGACCAAATGGGCGCTCGCGGCGGGCGTGCTGGTGCTCGCGGTGATCGTGGCCGTGCTGCCGCGCGTCCGCTCCGCGGACTCACCGGCCGCCGGCCCGGACCTCACCGCCCCCCGCGCCGCCGCGGCCCTGCCCGCGTGCCCGGCCGGCACCGGCACGGTGCCGCAGCTCGCCGGGGTGACCACCGAATGCCTCGGCGACGGCGCGACGGTCGACCTCGGCAGCGCGCTGGCCGGCCAGGTGACCGTGGTCAACGTGTGGGCCACCTGGTGCCAGCCGTGCCGCACCGAGCTGCCCGTGCTCCAGCGCTACGCCGGCGAGCCGGGCGCCGCGCGCGTGCTCACGGTGCAGGTGCAGAGCAAGCCGGACGACGGCCTCAAGCTGCTCACCGACCTCGGCGTCCGCTTGCCGACGGTGTTCGACGGCGACGGCGGGACCGGCCCGGTCCGGGAGGCGCTCAAGGTGCCGCCCGCGCTGCCCGCGTCCTACCTGGTCACCGCGGACGGACGGGTCCGCTTCATCGAGAGCCCACGCACGTTCACCGATCCTGAGCAGGTGCGTGAGGTCGTCCGGAGGCTGTCGTGA